The Flavobacterium sp. HJ-32-4 genome contains a region encoding:
- the gcvT gene encoding glycine cleavage system aminomethyltransferase GcvT: MKNTPLSHIHEALGAKMLPFAGYNMPITYEGVNAEHDTVRNGVGVFDVSHMGEFRISGPGALDLIQKVTTNDASTLVPGKAQYSCMPNADGGIVDDLIVYKFADDDYMLVVNASNIDKDWAWISSHNSFGAKMENQSDDYALLAIQGPKAVEAMQPLSSLDLAAIAYYHFAVGDFAGFDDVIISATGYTGSGGFEIYCKAAHAEAIWKAVFEAGAAFGIQPIGLAARDTLRLEMGFCLYGNDINDTTSPIEAGLGWITKFTKDFVNADALKQQKEQGVSRKLVGFELTERGVPRHDYEIVDKDGHVIGVVTSGTMAPSLNKGIGLGYVPTAFSAPGSEIFIRIRKNDIPAQVVKLPFYKK, from the coding sequence ATGAAAAACACGCCACTTTCCCACATCCACGAGGCGTTGGGAGCCAAGATGCTTCCATTCGCCGGTTACAACATGCCCATTACCTATGAAGGCGTCAATGCCGAACACGACACCGTGCGCAACGGCGTTGGGGTTTTCGACGTATCGCACATGGGCGAGTTTCGGATTTCGGGACCCGGCGCACTCGATCTGATCCAGAAAGTCACGACCAATGACGCGTCGACGCTGGTGCCCGGCAAGGCGCAGTATTCGTGTATGCCAAATGCCGACGGCGGTATCGTTGACGATTTGATCGTGTATAAATTTGCGGACGATGACTATATGTTGGTCGTAAACGCCTCGAACATCGACAAAGACTGGGCGTGGATTTCGTCGCACAACTCCTTTGGCGCGAAAATGGAAAATCAGTCGGACGACTACGCGCTGCTCGCCATCCAGGGACCGAAAGCCGTGGAGGCGATGCAACCACTTTCGTCGCTTGACCTGGCGGCGATTGCCTACTACCATTTTGCGGTGGGCGACTTTGCCGGTTTTGACGATGTCATCATTTCCGCCACGGGCTACACCGGATCGGGTGGTTTTGAGATTTACTGCAAGGCGGCCCACGCCGAAGCCATCTGGAAAGCCGTTTTCGAAGCCGGTGCTGCATTTGGCATCCAACCGATCGGGCTCGCCGCACGTGACACCCTTCGTCTTGAGATGGGCTTCTGTTTGTATGGCAACGACATCAACGATACGACCTCGCCGATTGAGGCTGGTTTGGGCTGGATTACGAAGTTCACCAAAGACTTTGTCAATGCCGATGCGCTGAAACAACAGAAAGAACAGGGCGTTTCGCGCAAGCTCGTCGGATTTGAACTTACCGAACGGGGCGTTCCGCGTCACGACTACGAAATCGTAGACAAAGACGGCCACGTAATCGGTGTGGTCACATCAGGCACGATGGCGCCGTCGCTGAACAAAGGCATCGGACTCGGGTATGTACCGACAGCGTTCAGCGCACCGGGAAGCGAGATTTTCATCCGTATCCGCAAAAATGATATTCCGGCGCAGGTCGTAAAACTGCCCTTCTATAAAAAATAA
- a CDS encoding NAD(P)H-hydrate dehydratase yields the protein MQIITPAFARSLYRPIPADTHKGRQGHALLVAGSYGKMGAAVLAARSCLASGAGLVTVFAPECGYIILQTAVPEAMVLTDEAFRHLTHIEMGFAPQAIGIGPGIGTHHDTGKALFNFLESASVPLVADADALNLLSTHTDAFALLPKRSVLTPHPKEFQRMVGQWRDEDERIKKAVMLSGALDAVIVLKGAPTLIVDSKQVFQNTSGNAALATGGTGDCLTGIITALLAQGYPSLDAALLGVFLHGRAADIALPETGYEGFTATQLPLFLGKAFRELYPTSTDSRHSHP from the coding sequence ATGCAAATCATCACGCCGGCTTTCGCACGTTCGTTATACCGCCCGATTCCCGCCGATACCCACAAAGGCCGGCAGGGCCATGCCTTGCTCGTGGCGGGTAGCTATGGCAAAATGGGTGCTGCGGTGTTGGCAGCGCGTTCGTGCCTGGCGTCGGGCGCCGGACTCGTGACGGTCTTCGCACCGGAATGTGGGTATATAATCCTGCAGACGGCGGTGCCTGAGGCTATGGTTTTGACAGATGAAGCGTTTCGTCATCTCACACACATTGAAATGGGCTTTGCACCACAGGCCATCGGTATCGGACCCGGCATTGGCACCCATCACGACACCGGAAAAGCGCTTTTTAATTTCCTCGAGTCGGCAAGTGTTCCATTGGTGGCGGATGCCGATGCACTCAACCTGCTGTCGACCCACACGGATGCGTTTGCCTTGCTGCCGAAGCGTTCGGTGCTGACACCCCATCCTAAAGAATTTCAACGTATGGTAGGGCAGTGGCGTGACGAAGACGAACGCATCAAAAAGGCCGTGATGCTGTCGGGTGCACTCGATGCGGTCATTGTCTTAAAGGGCGCTCCGACCCTTATTGTCGATAGCAAACAGGTTTTCCAAAACACCAGCGGCAACGCTGCACTTGCCACCGGCGGCACAGGCGATTGCCTCACGGGTATTATTACCGCCCTTTTAGCGCAGGGTTACCCGTCGCTTGATGCGGCGTTACTGGGCGTCTTCCTACACGGCAGGGCCGCTGATATCGCACTGCCGGAAACGGGTTATGAAGGGTTTACTGCAACGCAATTGCCACTCTTTTTGGGTAAGGCGTTCCGGGAGTTGTATCCCACATCGACCGATTCCCGTCATTCCCACCCATAA